Proteins encoded in a region of the Hemiscyllium ocellatum isolate sHemOce1 chromosome 10, sHemOce1.pat.X.cur, whole genome shotgun sequence genome:
- the fbxo5 gene encoding F-box only protein 5 — protein MKYTSRVSHWSNCLSCTVSSACSNDNDNMKARSWKTGSLQRDSNCPQHCPNTGSPDSSIDARISSSAVDKLTVAVPSEPQPKLVVCSYVTSESNLNLSPDSGLLSPDSGYLSQLNQSSLSVEEEGNLVQDGDHRIGGSSEDLAHEGEQLSGKKVEDPATASPTQNRTGDPGLEAKPSEKNLALTKWQRLPALQVGWAVCQSMGRVKGKLRVDKSLLKETLRGQVFTVDNLIGRKMGLEYVDIWKELLDRGFPNLLKIILRFLTLPNLLNCVKVSKTWKRIVYDDKRASQLLRNALHLQRLSGADSLGDTAVRRNVVSRGVLSSVQRVGVSSPQKCLTQPSSPVKLNRVSQRSIRHQQVVKTLKQDETLKTCPLCASPAIFTPCEERAICSNANCSYDYCSLCFDTFHGSKECARRHYRNHSKSQPQAGSKKSKRNLKRL, from the exons ATGAAGTATACTAGTCGTGTCAGTCACTGGAGCAATTGTCTGAGTTGTACAGTGAGCAGTGCCTGTTCCAACGACAACGATAATATGAAGGCGCGCTCTTGGAAGACAGGCAGCTTACAGCGTGACTCCAACTGTCCACAGCACTGCCCAAACACAGGGTCTCCAGACTCCAGCATCGATGCCAGAATCTCATCCTCTGCTGTGGACAAATTGACTGTGGCGGTGCCTTCTGAACCTCAGCCGAAACTGGTGGTCTGCTCTTATGTCACTTCTGAATCTAACCTCAACTTGTCACCGGACAGCGGTCTCTTGTCTCCAGACAGTGGTTACCTGTCTCAGCTGAATCAGTCTTCTCtttcagttgaggaagaaggaaATCTTGTCCAGGATGGCGATCACCGAATTGGGGGCTCTTCTGAAGACCTAGCACATGAGGGAGAGCAGCTTTCAGGGAAGAAGGTGGAAGATCCCGCCACCGCTTCGCCTACGCAAAATCGGACAGGGGATCCTGGACTTGAGGCCAAGCCAAGTGAGAAGAACCTCGCACTGACCAAATGGCAGCGGCTGCCAGCCCTTCAGGTTGGGTGGGCAGTCTGCCAGAGTATGGGCCGTGTAAAGGGCAAGCTCAGAGTGGACAAGTCCCTGCTCAAGGAGACGTTACGGGGGCAAGTCTTCACTGTAGACAACCTTATCGGCAGGAAGATGGGGCTAGAGTACGTGGACATCTGGAAAGAATTGTTGGATCGAGGATTCCCCAACCTTCTGAAAATAATCCTGAGGTTCCTGACTCTCCCTAACCTCCTGAA CTGTGTCAAAGTGAGCAAGACCTGGAAGAGGATCGTCTATGACGATAAAAGAGCAAGCCAGCTCTTGAGGAATGCTTTGCATTTACAAAGA TTGTCTGGTGCTGACTCTCTGGGTGACACAGCTGTCCGCAGGAATGTGGTTTCCCGAGGGGTTTTGTCTTCCGTGCAGCGTGTGGGTGTGAGTTCCCCTCAGAAATGCTTGACTCAGCCTTCCAGCCCAGTGAAACTAAATCGTGTTTCCCAAAGAAGCATTCGACATCAACAG GTTGTGAAGACACTCAAGCAGGATGAGACCCTCAAGACTTGCCCCTTGTGTGCCTCACCGGCCATATTTACACCTTGCGAGGAGAGGGCGATCTGCAGCAACGCTAACTGCTCCTACGATTACTGCTCACTGTGTTTCGACACCTTTCATGGGTCAAAAGAATGTGCTCGCCGCCACTACAGAAACCATTCCAAATCACAGCCACAAGCAGGGAGCAAAAAGAGCAAACGGAACTTAAAACGATTGTGA